The Pelodiscus sinensis isolate JC-2024 chromosome 4, ASM4963464v1, whole genome shotgun sequence genomic sequence CAATATTATAAACAGACATGCCACCCATAATTAagatagtcttttttttttttggagcacAATGCTACATACAGGAGAACCACTCAATCTTTAGGgcattttctttaaaattttGCATCCTTTGACTTTTTGCTGCATACCATCCTGAGGTAAACCAATTTTAAAGTAAAccagctatgacaatttacactaCAAATTGAGCTATAATCCACAGTTGGACAAGAGTGGATTTtttaggttttgtttttattagaTACAAATGTCTGACTGTGCTCAATTGTCAAGCTGCATGCATGAAAAACTGGCCAGCCCAAACAGTGTAATAGTCATCTGCAAATGGAACTTTTGAGGAGTTCTAAGTGCTTCCTTATTTCAAGGTAGTACAATTACTTATATTGTAAAACTGATGTTTAACTTGATCTTTTGGGGACAGGACCACCAACCATTACATGCAGTTTGTGGACAGAAGGTATTTTGACATTCAGTTTTGCTATACAGAAACAGAATGaataaatgaacatttttttgCAAGAGGTAAGTAAAAGATTCAATTTGATTCttctagaggggaaaaaaggtgaAAGGAGGTCTTCATTTTGCGGTCATCATCTGTACGAATTCTGAAAAGATAAAAACCACTGTGACTTTTTGCATCTTCAATGGAATTTTAACTTCATAAGGAAGTCTCTTAACTGCACTTAGTATAAATGTGCAGTGCATCTAAAATCTAAAGAGTACTCTAATCAAGTTTTTGTTCAAAGTAGACAGCTTAGTGAATTGTTAGTTTAACACTACATTACTCGATTTACAGGAGACCCAACCAACTTGACTTATGAAATTCTAAGTAAATGCACAAAACAGAACAAGAGCATCTTTTTCTACCTTCATAGTTCACTTGTCCATCTCCATCAATATCTGCTTCTCTGATCATTTCATCTACTTCTTCATCTGTTAGCTTTTCTCCTAAGTTTGTCATAACATGACGTAGTTCTGCTGCACTGATATAACCATTGCCATCCTGTGAAGATATTTGCATATGACAAGTCAGAAGACTGGAACACAGACCTTAGCTGAGATTGTTCTATTAACTCAGGTCTCCAGGAGCTGGCTTTGAACTTGGTTATTGATGCCTCATGGCACCTTGGAGAATTAGTACCCAGCCTGGAGGTGTCATGCATGGTACAAGAGACGGTTATAGCCATGCCTTCTAAGGCACAGAGGATGTAGGCATTATATGAGGAAGACTATGTTCCAGAACAAAAGTGAAAACACCATCTGTACTAGTTTGGCGGTGTGGTTCTTAATGTTCAGAATGCTACCAGAGACTTTCTAAATGTCTCCAGGATACCAGAGACCagaattgtaattttttttttaatttcagtatgTCAGCCCTACATGTGGGCAATAACTTAATTCCACCTGGCAACAGAAGGAAAGAGCAGCAAGTTAACCTCTTATAGCATCACATCTTCAACTGCTGGTTTGCCTGAAGAGGTTTTCTGGGTAATAAGGTCTAGAGTACATAAAGCATGTTCAAAAATCATCCCAACTCCACCTACAAGCTAAAATTGCGGAAGGGGACTTAAAGCTGGCCTTCTCCAGTGTCCCCCTTACTTGGGTTAGTGGACAGAAACCTTTCTGGATTTGGGTTAATTATGTAGTTTACTAGCTACAGCCATCTTCAGGTGGTCCTGTTAAGTAGAGTGATGTGAGGAGATCTGTAAAGATGTTATCTTACACAAATCAAAGGTAAAAAAAACATGCCCTCTAGCAAGTAGAGGAAAGAGGATGTTCTTGTGCTTATGTCTGTCCTTAAAAAATGGAGAGCCTCTGCTTTTGGTAACAAGCGTCTCATAAGCAGCTTCAAGCCCAACAACCTGAATGCAGAGGCGGTTAAGCTTCACCTCCTCATACATGTTAGAAGTTGAGCAGGTGATCTCCCTTTATAAGTTTTCATAAAGCTGTGCAAAACCCTCCACATCTGTTTTCAGGCACTTTGCTGATGTCAtcaggtggggggcggggagaggggaatggAACTGATTTTCAATATCAGAAATGTTATCAAGTCTAATAATTCCACTGCCTTAAGAGAAGACCTACCAAGAATTCTGGTATGAAAGAAACTGCCTAAGCCCCCTCCAAGCTCCTGGACAAGCAGTTTCAGCAAACTTATTTTATAATATCCAAAGAAGTTCTCTTCCTGCTGCTGAAAGGTGGGTGTAAGCCCTTCTCCAAGGCAAGCACTCACAGCAGTGCCAGGAGAAAGATGCTCATCAATAAGAACAGTTCAAAAGTTGGTCTGCAGCTTTGGATTCTAGAAGTACCTTGTCAAAGACTCGGAATGCCTCACGGATTTCTTCCTCGCTGTCGGTGTCCTTCATTTTTCTGGCCATCATGGTCAAGAACTCAGGAAAATCGATAGTGccattgccttaaaaaaaaaacagaagtggATCTGTACTTTAGAGTCCCATTGTTTCCTTGATAACAAAGCTAATTTCAGAGTTAGGAAAGGACAAGTCTCATTACTGATCCAGTAATTAAGAAATACCTTCCATTATTATACTCAAACCAAAGAGGCTTCCAAGAACTTTTAAGTTTTCACGCTGAAGTCAGCCTCTTCCCTAAATTTCTAATATAGTGTTTTATCTCTAGCATGCTCAAGCACTGAAAATACTGCAGTAAATGAGGACGGTTGTATGGATGTCTACTTTGCCTCCATGAACAGATTCATTCTGGGGTGTGAGTCTGAATAATCTGCTCCAGCTGTGCCATTAAATGAGGATTGGGTTAGTGAGACTCAGTAATATTTGGAGATCCAGATGGTTCAGTGTGAAAAATGCATAAACTAAGAGTGAGAGCtaaaatcttcagaggggtaccAGTGTTAGTACTTAAGAGAAAAAAAGACCTTAAAGAGAAAAAAGTCCAAATTTGCTGGGATAGATTTCAGCTAGATCTccagaaaggaggggagggggagtgtgaaAAGAGGATTTCAGAGTGGATGTTTAGCAGCATAAAATAGATATTAAAAACTATAATTCCTTAATTgtgtgatttaaaaatatttgcttatTTTTAGTTAGAAATAACCTtacaatcaatcttctggaaaCCTGGGAATTAGGAATCTGATTTTTAGAGGTGAAAAGTGTCTAAGTACAGAAAAATGTCAGGTCCTCCAGGATTCCAGACCTAGGTGGCCTAATAAGTATTCCTTTTCCATTGCAGTCATTCCCCAGAACACATACCCCTCTTTCCCATACACCAGTGATTTTTTTCCTATATTACAGACATATTTTCCTATTGACTGGCAATCCCTAGCACCTCTCAATACTAACTTTATTTGATAAGTGAGAAGGTGTGTAGTAAAGAGACAATCTGAAGTCCAGCAGAGGCTCTTGGCTGGGGGGGCGCTATACTTTGACCATGCCAATTTAGTAGTAAAGTGTTTAACATGATGCTGGTAAAACAGGTGCTAGCTGATGTTAAGGTCTCCGTGCATCACTAGAATATAACAAATGTATTGCTGGAGTCAGTCTGGTTCGTATGAGTCAATGTTGTTAAAATAGGTAAGAGGAGTTGGAGTGAGCTCAGTGTTTAATGCATGCAGCAACTTAAAGCTTTCAGTTAGAAGTCTAATCTCACTTACTCAGATCTCATAATATAAAGGTAATATTTGAGCACCTGCATTGTGAACCTTTAACTGCGTAAGTCACTAGACAGGAGAGAAACAAGAGCGTGAAATGCAGGCACAATCTGTCAGTTATGTTGATTACCACTTCCAAAGAGTCAAAAGCATGGAATCTACTGTGAAGGAAGCGTTCAATGCATGGGGGAGTTATATCAAGGAGGTACTCCAAGATTATCCTCCCAACACTGGAGCGTTGAGCTTCAGATTCATTCTATTTTCAGGCTAGATTTGACACTTAACCATTAATGGCTTGTATAATTCTTATACGACAAAAGTATTGCATCAGCAACCAAAAATGGAAGTTGGTTCTTGGTAAGGGCACAAGTGTCCAATTTATAAGTAACTGTATCCTGAACGTCACAAGtagtttttttttattctcaGTATCTCCATGAAGGTCAAATAATCATTTCCTCTTCAGTACATTATACCTTGTCAGAAGCACTAAAGAATTTGCTATTATACTGGTAATACTGTACTGATTAAAGTTTTCCTCCAATGGCAGAGCCAATATGAAGCACCTTCCCTTTATATTTAAACTTGCTTAAGATTCATGGATATGCAGTTCTGGCATCGATTTACCCAAGTTAAtctttcagacacaatttttccATGTGTGGCTAacagcctcctctctccctctagGAAGAGCATCTGGAGACAGGTTTTGTTTAACTCGTAACccaatttgagaaaaaaaaagtagttttacATGGCCAATgcaatttaaaataaagattacaTTAGCTATTGAGACCTGTATGGGAGAGGCAAGTGAATAAATATGGGAAAACTACTTGGTACTTCAGTAGAAGTATAGGTTGCAGCAATTcaggaggaggttttttttttttttttaaaaataaaacccacaTACTCACAAGGTGATGGAAGAGGAAACCAAAACACAAGATAGAAGCAGTGAGTGAGCAGGACAGATGCAGAAGCCCTTATCAGTGGTATCTTTTGACTATCCCAtatttaactacaggcagtccccgggttacgtacaagataagaacaaacctacagtccctaagtggaatctgtatgtaagtcggaactggcatccagattcagctgctgctgaaactgatcagtttcagcagcggctgaatct encodes the following:
- the CALM1 gene encoding calmodulin-1, encoding MADQLTEEQIAEFKEAFSLFDKDGDGTITTKELGTVMRSLGQNPTEAELQDMINEVDADGNGTIDFPEFLTMMARKMKDTDSEEEIREAFRVFDKDGNGYISAAELRHVMTNLGEKLTDEEVDEMIREADIDGDGQVNYEEFVQMMTAK